The Stigmatella aurantiaca genome segment CGGGGATGGCCCTCTCGGTGCTCTTTCCGTCCACCCAGACGCTCTACCGGCGCGTGGGCTATGAGCCCGCGGGCTCCCGGTACGAGATTCGCGTGCAGGTGGAGGGGATCTCGGTCCGCGAGCGGACCCTGGCGCTGCGGCCCGTGACGGAGGCGGACCAGGCGGCGCTGAAGGACGTCTACCGCCGCCATGCCGCCTCACAGCACGGGTACCTCGACCGCGTGCCGTACCACTGGAACCGGGTTCACAGTCCGCGCAACGAGACCGCCTATGGCTTTCTCGTCGAGGGGGCCCAGGGCGTGGAGGGTTACGTCTACCTCGTGCGCCGGCGCAAGGTGGAGTTCAAGCAGGAGCTGGGGGTCACGGACTTCGTGGCCCTCACCCCGGAGGCGGCACGGCGGCTGCTGAGCTTCCTGAGCGACCACAAGTCGCTGGCCCTGGAGGCCGTGTGGACGGGCGGGGCCGCGGAGCCGTGGCTCCTCCTGCTCCCGGAGCAGACGTACCAGGTGAAGCTGCTCTACCACTGGATGCTGAGGATCCTGGATGTCCCGGCGGCCCTGGAGGCACGCGGGTATCCCGAGGGCCTCTCCGCGACCCTTCACCTGGAGGTGGAGGACGCGCTCTTCTCCGGGAACCAGGGGCGCTTCGTGCTCCACGTCTCGGGCGGCCAGGGCCGGGTGGAGCGGGGCGGCGAGGGGCGGCTGCGGCTGAACGTCCGGACGCTCGCGCCGCTCTACACGGGCTTCCTGACGGCGGAGGCGCTGCGCTCGGTGGGCCTGCTCACGGCGGATGAGGCTTCCGTGCGCCAGGCTGCGGCGGTGTTCTCCAGTCCGCCGCCCGTCATGCCGGACATGTTTTGATCATTACCGAGGGAGCAGGAGCCATGCGCAGGTTCGAGTTCGTCGAGGGGGCCAGCTCCAAGTTCTGGAGCCCGGAACTGAAGGACACCACCTTCATCGTGACCTACGGCCGGATTGGCACCGCGGGGCAGCGCAAGGAGAAGGTCTTCCCCGACGCGCAGAGCGCGAGCCGGGAGTACGAGCGCAAGGTCGCGGAGAAGCTGCGCGAAGGCTACCGGGAGGTGACGCCAGGCGACGCCCCGCCCCCGCCCGCGCCCGTGGCCACTCCTGCCGCCGAGCCGCGGCCCGTGCTTCCCCCTCGGGTCCGCACGCGGGTGCCGACCGCTCAGCAGGTGGACGGGGCGGCGCAGGCGCTCGCGGCGCTGGAGTCCCAGCTGGGCGAACGAAGCTGGCAGGTGGCCCGTCAGGCGCGCCGGGCGCGGCGGGCGCTCCGGCTGCTGGGCGGTGCGGACCCTGCGCCCACGACGCCCGTGCGGCCCGTGCTCGACGCGCTCATGGGCCGCGTGGTGGAGGCGCCGGGCAAGCCCCGGTTGCCCCTGCGGCTGGCCCTGGGGCTGCTGGCGGAGCTGGATGTGGCGGCCTTTGTCCGGGCCACGCAGCAATGGAAGGCGGCGGCCTCGGCGCCCACGTCTCTGCGCACCGTGACACAAGAGGCGGAGGCGCTGGGAGATCCGGAGCTGGCGCTGCGCCTGGGCGTCCTGCTCACCGAGCGCCCCGAACTGCGTGGCAGCTCCGAGGCGGGGTGGCGGAGCCGGTGGGAGGGGCTCAAGCCCTCCCTGGAGGCCCACCTTCGCGCGGCGGGCGGGAGCCTTCCGGAGCACCTGCGCGCCATCGACGCGGGAGGGGATGCGCACCTCTCGCGCCGGCTGGCCCAGATGCAGGGGTGAGGCGCGGCGGCTACTGCTCGGCGGCCGTGCTCTTGGCGGCGCCGGGCTTGTCGATCTCCTCGGCGGGGTAGGACTTGGCGGCCTCCAGGTAGCGCGAGGCCTGGATGCGCTTGCGCTCCCGGGCCTTGATGGTGTCCGGAATGGCGAGCGTGGGCTCGGCGCCCGAGGCGGCCTCCACGGTGATGCCGTCACAGAAGAGCCAGCGCGTCGTCCCCTCTTTGTCCTGGCGCGCGAAGTACAGGTCGCCGCTGCCCACCGCCGTCTTGGCGGTGCACCACGTCTGCTTCGCCGTGGTCTCGCGGGCCGTGGACTCCTCCTGCCACTTGGCCTCGGAGGCGCGCTGGCCGGCGGCGGCCAGGATGGCCGGGGCCTCCTTCATCCGGGCCTTGGCGCGGTCCACCGCGGCGGTTCCCTTCTGGATGAGCTCCGGGTAGGGCGCGTTGCGGCTGAACTTGCACTCGCGCACCACCGCGAGGTTCTTGCGGTGGGTGTCCGCGACCGGCCCCAGCGCCTGGGCGCCCTCGCGCAGGGTGGTGAGCTGCTCCTCGGTGGGCGTGGCCTCGGGCTTGGCCGCCTCATCGGTGCTGGCGGCGAACTGCTCCAGGGCCTGGGTGAGGGTGGTCAGCTCCGCGGCCAGCGGGCGCTCCCCCATGCCGCAGATGGAGCCGCGCACGAGCGCGTAGTCCCGGTATTCGAGCTTGGAGGAGCCCAGGGTGGCTTGCTTCGCGGGGGGCGGTTTCTTCGCCGCGCATCCGGCCAGCGCGGCACACAGCCCCAGGAAAAGGATTCGAGGTGCGCTCATTGTTCCAGGTCCTCGGATTCTGTAGAGGTCGAAAACCCCTGACGGTTCCAGGATGTAGGTTAGACAGGTGGCGCGCGAACAGCGCGAGGGCGGGCACTATAGCGAAGTCCTTCCAAGAGGTGCGTTTCACATGAAGCCCAGGGTTCTCATCATCATTGGCTTGCTCGCGGCGGTCGGGGGGGTGCTCCACCTGTCCCGCGCGGGCAAGCCCGAGAACCTGGAGTCCGGGGAAACAGGGCGCCTCGCCCCGGCGCCCGTCCCGGTGCAGGAGCGCACGGAGATCTCCTTCCTTTACAGCACGGAGAAGAAGGCCTGGGTGGAGGAGGCGGCCGCCGCCTTCCAGAAGACCCACCCCGCCATCCGGCTGTACCTGGTGGAGCGCGGCTCGCTGGATGCGGCCCAGGCGATTCTCGATGGACGAGAAAGGCCCACGGTGTGGAGCCCGGCGGACACGGCGGTCCTGCGGATGCTGGAGTCGGACTGGGCCACGGCGCCGGAGCGGGGGCCGCTGTTCGCGCGGCAGGGCGAGGATGCGCCGCAGTCGCTGGTGATTACCCCCCTGGTGTTCGTGGTGTGGGAGGACCGCGCGAACGTGCTCCTGGCCTCCAGCGGGGGCAAGCAGATCTCCTGGAGGACGATCCAGAAGGCCGTGTCGAGTGATCAGGGCTGGCCGTCCATCGGGGGCAAGGAGGAGTGGGGCTTCGTGAAGCTGGGACAGACGGACCCCACGCGCTCGAACTCGGGCCTCCAGGCGATGCTCCTGGCCACGTTCGAGTACCACCACAAGCGCATGGGCCTGACGGTGGGCGACGTGCTGGACGCGAAGTACCAGGAGTGGATCAAACAGATGGAGCGGGGCGTGGCTCGGTTCGAGACCTCCACGCGCCTGGTCATGACGGACATGGTCCGCTTCGGGCCCTCGCGCTACGACATCGCCGTGGTGTACGAGAACCTGGCCATCTGGCAGATCTCGAATGCGACGGAGCGGTGGGGAAAGCTGAAGGTGTATTACCCGCCGTTGACGCTGTGGAGTGACCACCCGGCGGTGGTGTTGCAGGCGGAGTGGGTGACGCCCCGGCAGAAGGAGGCGGCGCGGGAGTGGCTGGCGTACCTGCGAAGCCACCCGGTGCAGCGGCGGGCGCTGGCGTTCGGGTTCCGGCCCGCGGACCCGGAGGTGCCCATCCAGACCGCCGAGGCGTCCAATCCGTTCTCGCGCTTCGCGGACCACGGCATCCAGGCCGAGGTGCCGCCCGCGGCGGAGGTGCCCGAGGGGCCCGTGGTCCGCAACCTGCTGACGATGTGGACCCGGGTCGTCGGCCCCCGGTGAGTTGTCTCTGTATTGTTTTATGCAGAGCGCGTGGGGCTGAGTCGACTGCCGGTGGGGGGCCTGTCACTGTGGACGGGTCTGTCACCGGGGGAAGGCATGCAGCTTCGCAGTATTCGCCGATGCAGGAGCACCTTGATTCGGTTGTGCGCTGGTCTCGTGGCATGGGTCTTTCTTTCCTTTCCCGCGCTGGCTGCGGAAGCCTCGAAGAACACCGCGCTCCAGAGAGCCCTGCGTCTCTACAGTGACTTCGAATACGAGAAGGCATTGCGCGCGCTGGAGGAGGCTTCTCAACGGATTGAGAATACGGACGAGGAGAAGGTCTCTATTGCTCTGCTGGAGGGAGTGTTGTCGTTCGAGACCCACCAACCCGAGCGTGGCAGGAATGCCTTCGTGCGGGCGCTTAAACTGAACCTTGAAGCCAAACTGCCCTTCGCGCTGGCGCCCAAGGTCGCTTCGGTGCTCAATGAGGAGCGTGAAAAACTCCGGCTGGCTCTGCTGCCTTTTCCCGTGGAGGAGGACCTCACCCTCGCTTCACCCCCTGTTTCTCTCCAGGCCAAGAGCCACTGGGGCTCAAGGCTTCGGCTTCCAGTAGCTATCGGTGGAGGCGTGGTTGCCGTGGGTGGGCTGGTTTTCTGGAGCCGGGCAAAGTCCTTGGAGGGCAAGGTCCGCCGTGCAGACCCATCCATCACAACGCAAAAACAGTTGGACGATACCCTTCAGAAGGGCCGGACCTTCGAGAAGGTGGGGTGGGTGTTGATGCCAGTGGGAGTAGCGGCCTCCTTGGGGAGCCTGCTCTTCTTCGATTCTCCGGGGACGGGGGCTGGCGTTGCGCTTTTGCCCGCGTCTCAAGGTGCTCAGATGACCCTGAGAGGGAGCTTTCTATGAGGGGCCTGGCGAAAGGCGTGCTGTCCCTCATTCAAGTCTTGGGGAGCGCCCTGATGGTGTCTTCCTGCGTCGACTTTGACGACGCCCGCGCTGAGTTTTGTGATAATGCGGATCCTACTCATCAAAAAGACGCTTGTGCAGATGTTTGCAGGGGACCGGAAATCAGTTGTGGCGAGCCACCGGGCCCCTGCTTTCAATGGGCGGACGGCTGTACGAATGGCGCTTGCAACCTCATTCGCAAGCCCATTGGAGCAGCCTGCTCGGATGGAAATGCTTGCACAGTTCAAGATCAATGCAATGGCGCGGGGGAGTGCAATGGAACTGCGCTTGTTTGTGCTACCCAGAAGCCTCCTAGTC includes the following:
- a CDS encoding GNAT family N-acetyltransferase, translated to MVTDRPRFGPPAGPEEREAMANIEAQAFAFSLPDALGFLDKAGLENFRVLRENGQVVAMALPLPTGQWYGGRRVPMVGVGAVGVAPHARGRGTATQFMGQLLQEQREAGMALSVLFPSTQTLYRRVGYEPAGSRYEIRVQVEGISVRERTLALRPVTEADQAALKDVYRRHAASQHGYLDRVPYHWNRVHSPRNETAYGFLVEGAQGVEGYVYLVRRRKVEFKQELGVTDFVALTPEAARRLLSFLSDHKSLALEAVWTGGAAEPWLLLLPEQTYQVKLLYHWMLRILDVPAALEARGYPEGLSATLHLEVEDALFSGNQGRFVLHVSGGQGRVERGGEGRLRLNVRTLAPLYTGFLTAEALRSVGLLTADEASVRQAAAVFSSPPPVMPDMF
- a CDS encoding WGR domain-containing protein encodes the protein MRRFEFVEGASSKFWSPELKDTTFIVTYGRIGTAGQRKEKVFPDAQSASREYERKVAEKLREGYREVTPGDAPPPPAPVATPAAEPRPVLPPRVRTRVPTAQQVDGAAQALAALESQLGERSWQVARQARRARRALRLLGGADPAPTTPVRPVLDALMGRVVEAPGKPRLPLRLALGLLAELDVAAFVRATQQWKAAASAPTSLRTVTQEAEALGDPELALRLGVLLTERPELRGSSEAGWRSRWEGLKPSLEAHLRAAGGSLPEHLRAIDAGGDAHLSRRLAQMQG
- a CDS encoding substrate-binding domain-containing protein; amino-acid sequence: MKPRVLIIIGLLAAVGGVLHLSRAGKPENLESGETGRLAPAPVPVQERTEISFLYSTEKKAWVEEAAAAFQKTHPAIRLYLVERGSLDAAQAILDGRERPTVWSPADTAVLRMLESDWATAPERGPLFARQGEDAPQSLVITPLVFVVWEDRANVLLASSGGKQISWRTIQKAVSSDQGWPSIGGKEEWGFVKLGQTDPTRSNSGLQAMLLATFEYHHKRMGLTVGDVLDAKYQEWIKQMERGVARFETSTRLVMTDMVRFGPSRYDIAVVYENLAIWQISNATERWGKLKVYYPPLTLWSDHPAVVLQAEWVTPRQKEAAREWLAYLRSHPVQRRALAFGFRPADPEVPIQTAEASNPFSRFADHGIQAEVPPAAEVPEGPVVRNLLTMWTRVVGPR